Proteins from a single region of Xenopus laevis strain J_2021 chromosome 9_10S, Xenopus_laevis_v10.1, whole genome shotgun sequence:
- the LOC108703284 gene encoding serine protease 27: protein MNWFHLIRTLLLLNLGIYGFAQDENSNEPTRACGKPVIVNSRIVGGQNTKKGQNPWQVILWIPGKVQCGGTLISSNFVVTAAKCVERVNASSVIVILGAHKITGNHKEEVSVPVKRIIKHHLYNETDLTFDIALLELSRHVPFTDFILPACLPTSPTEFLPGHSCMVTGWGDTEFNSTKPSPDLLQEAEVRLMGLEHCREIYLLASNDSDSGITDDMICAMNIHKGKDSCQGDGGGPLICYENDRWYLVGITSFGEGCGGDFPGVYSSIPAHMKWIQSFISDDSSGSERIGSTPGAGLMVLALIYFIQETLQNLLF, encoded by the exons ATGAACTGGTTCCATTTAATAAGAACTCTGCTCCTGCTGAACTTGG ggatcTATGGATTTGCTCAAGATGAAAACTCCAATGAGCCAA CCAGGGCCTGTGGAAAACCTGTGATAGTCAACAGCCGCATTGTTGGAGGGCAGAATACTAAAAAGGGGCAGAACCCCTGGCAAGTGATATTGTGGATTCCTGGTAAAGTACAATGTGGTGGAACCCTCATCAGCAGCAATTTTGTTGTGACTGCAGCAAAATGTGTGGAAAG GGTAAATGCCTCCTCTGTTATTGTCATCCTTGGAGCCCATAAAATAACTGGAAACCACAAGGAGGAAGTTTCTGTTCCAGTGAAAAGGATCATTAAACATCATCTCTACAATGAGACAGATTTAACTTTTGACATTGCCCTTCTAGAGCTTTCACGACATGTGCCCTTCACAGACTTTATCCTTCCAGCCTGTCTACCAACATCTCCCACTGAATTTCTGCCTGGGCACAGTTGTATGGTGACTGGCTGGGGAGACACTGAGTTTAATA GTACCAAGCCAAGCCCTGATCTTCTACAAGAGGCAGAAGTGCGTTTGATGGGTTTAGAGCACTGTAGGGAAATATATCTTTTGGCATCAAATGACAGTGACAGTGGCATAACAGATGATATGATATGTGCAATGAATATCCATAAAGGAAAAGATTCCTGCCAG GGTGATGGTGGGGGACCCCTGATTTGTTATGAGAATGATCGCTGGTACTTGGTCGGAATAACAAGTTTTggagaaggttgtggaggagacttTCCTGGAGTTTACAGTTCTATCCCTGCCCATATGAAATGGATTCAATCATTTATCTCTGATGACTCCAGTGGCTCAGAAAGGATTGGATCAACCCCTGGGGCGGGGCTTATGGTTTTAGCCTTGATTTACTTCATCCA GGAGACCCTGCAAAACTTATTGTTTTAG